Proteins co-encoded in one Bemisia tabaci chromosome 9, PGI_BMITA_v3 genomic window:
- the LOC140225350 gene encoding nuclear factor NF-kappa-B p105 subunit-like, translating to MVQFLLQEKITQKNTSRTFRGRPFKGEGTSRSCDLYTASILDKINVNPRCKNNWTPLHYAAIGDDPESITLLLQCGAAYEAKTNEGKRLLDLTECNSIKEILTMVGELFEAVKEGKQELVSELVKKNYGIVNAVDSNGYSPLYFAVSNAFKDITSLPLENGANVAQVTNSGSTLLHIAAAKGDAELIDTIFKYAKENGRLNVFVNSEEEKGTTALHIAAQNSSVKITKALLKHDATYNARNEENKRPLDLSRSEDITNILNLTEELFVAAVESSEEVLSRLDTLELDDFLAVTNTCDDYGQALVNIIENNAQPSVTRKLSEMMKLKEREHLLRTNPCHYSRNPCHSEEELEDLDLGFGLFD from the coding sequence atgGTACAATttcttctacaagaaaaaattactcaaaaaaaCACAAGTAGAACTTTCCGTGGGCGACCGTTTAAGGGTGAAGGAACTTCAAGGTCCTGTGATCTTTACACTGCTagtattttagataaaatcaaTGTAAATCCTCGCTGCAAGAATAACTGGACACCTTTGCATTATGCTGCTATAGGAGATGACCCAGAGAGCATAACTCTACTTCTTCAATGCGGGGCAGCATATGAAGCTAAGACAAACGAGGGTAAGAGACTCTTGGATCTAACAGAGTGCAATTCTATCAAAGAAATTTTGACAATGGTAGGAGAACTTTTTGAAGCTgtaaaagaaggaaaacaagAACTCGTCAGTGAACTTGTAAAAAAGAATTATGGTATCGTAAATGCTGTTGACAGTAATGGTTACAGTCCCTTATACTTTGCTGTAAGTAATGCCTTCAAAGACATAACGTCATTGCCTTTAGAAAACGGTGCAAATGTGGCTCAAGTGACCAATTCAGGTAGCACACTACTTCATATAGCCGCTGCGAAGGGTGATGCGGAATTAATAGATACTATCTTCAAATATGCCAAGGAGAATGGAAGGTTAAATGTTTTTGTGAattctgaagaagaaaaagggactACTGCGCTTCATATAGCTGCGCAGAACAGTTCGGTGAAAATTACGAAGGCTCTTCTAAAACACGACGCAACTTATAACGccagaaatgaagaaaataagagaCCACTTGATCTCTCCAGAAGTGAGGATATTACAAATATACTGAACTTAACAGAAGAGTTGTTTGTAGCTGCCGTAGAAAGTAGTGAGGAAGTCCTAAGTAGACTGGACACTCTGGAACTTGATGATTTTCTTGCAGTCACAAATACCTGTGATGATTATGGACAAGCTCTTGTGAATATCATTGAGAATAATGCGCAACCATCGGTTACTCGTAAGTTATCAGAAATGATGAAGTTGAAGGAAAGAGAACACTTGTTACGGACCAACCCATGTCACTATTCCCGGAACCCTTGTCACTCAGAGGAAGAACTTGAGGACTTGGATTTAGGTTTTGGATTATTTGATTAA
- the LOC109040396 gene encoding uncharacterized protein → MHYVNSDHNGSKPLHITAKYGYEDIISALLEKKRSVNSIDSDGCTPLWIALDNNQVKSVQVLLKDFRVNVNFRFNHRTPLGYATQEGNSTISKLLIERNADINIIDNDRLTLLHYAIRKGLLDVVDHLLNRGASVHSKTKRGNTPLHIASMDGGLEIAKLLIDKGADVHVNCENSYKASCKGVPLQLAVKGCHLKMARFLIQKGADINATDPHTHYTIKKGGTLLHWAVREYDLNFQEELIRFLKENGADVNSAAYDGRTPLCLLVKHHGYLDIVRYLIEKRIPTFATSPHLNSFLDITSSTTHFLTTYRVSCRIYLVFKISSQQGIINIMSTSDSLFFDAVEDNNITTVKNMIQNKMVDVNSFDSFGKTALHISVEKGFIELTKELIDAKSNINALASDETTPFSIAAENGNSILIELLLEQSNLDVSRSYHGKTTLHIASEKGHTDVLKALLADHRCTHYVNMKDSSGKTPVHIAVEYGRTNILSNLLEKTHDVNAVDKNGCTPLWIAIEKNQEKCAQILLEDERVDVKTRHFSQTPLERALKEKNTNISKLIIDRVGDTEIRDEDGLNPLHRAVDEGMLDVIDYLIKKGANIQSKTKNGNTPLHVAARRGNLEVAKFLVNNGADIHARSENYHNCTPLQCAVMCSKLEVAKFLISVGSDINAHYPCAHFSIDRGGTLLHWASRKMDEEELIRFLVENGADVNATEYGGRTPLCLLVKHRGSFAVMRYLIEKGATLNNERGGTPLYWAFSVDYYGHPKAADFLIEMGTDVNSCIDYHGYEWDQMRTALHLARHLSTVNLLIDKGANVNAMDKSLNTPLHLARTPSIAKCLLEHGAKVNASNILGDTPLHFVQNFHTAKILIEKGGNVNASNNEGYTPLHTARNTAIAKLLLDNGAELKAVTKDGKTVVHTSAEVDVFSHSQYLDVPEVVEFFLQKGIDVNVTDNSGNTPLHCCGTSDNIQVAAVLIEKGANTRVLNKSNKTPVECAQFFDSGGGTFCRMLHTIDKIFTAIIDNEGMKRIRRLLREVKTINLTQDDKTQVIIMSNFDSPLFAAVESNNISLLSTIMQNKIIDMNELNSCGKTTLHIAVEKGFVELTKKLIEVNSNINALTPDEKTPLVIAAEGGNVALVKLLLEQPNLDVNRLHYGKTPLHIACEKGHTNIVKVLLADNRCSHYINTYFNGKAPIHIASEYGQTEILSNLLEKELDVNAVDDNGCTSLWIAIENNQEECVKILLKDERVDVKTRHFSQTPLERALKEKNTNISKLIIDRVGDIEITDEGGLNPLHRAVDEGMLDVVDYLIKKGANIQSKTKNGNTPLHIAAMDGHTEIAELLVENGADIHARSENYHNCTPLQFAVVCSKLEVAKFLISVGSDINAYYPHAHYAIDRGGTLLHWASRNIGEEELIRFLVENGADVNATEKDGRTPLCLLVKHNLSRSLDTMRYLIEKGATLNNALGGTPLYWAIREDYGGMDPKAADFLIEMGTDVNSCIDYHGYEWDQMRTGLHLARHLSTVNLLIDKGANVNAMDKSRNTPLHSAWTPSIAKCLIQHGAEVNASNESGDTPLHFVQNFHTAKILIEKGANVNASNNEGCTPLHTARNTAIAKLLLEKGAELKAVSKDGKSVLHTAAEGEFEGVPGVVEFFLQNGIDVDTIDNYGNTPLHLCGISSNIPAATVLLNNGAKINVRNKSNKRPIEIDRYPDSVNYLLSRKLSAVDQIFTAVIDNEGIEKVKGLLQTVEAVNLKQEDSQLTLLHHAVKQNNKTILRFLLQEKITPRSTNRIFPRLFNRGAPRSGEPHISRILEKINVNPRCKNNWTPLHYAAKGDDPESVTLLLQCGAAYEAKTKEGKTPLDLAECNSIREILTMADELFEAVKKGKQDLVSELVKKNNGIVNAVDSNGCSPLYFAVSNALKDITSLLLENGANVAQVTNSGSTLLHIAAAKGDAELTDTIFKHAEKNGRANVFVNAKGENGTTALHIAAQNGSVEMTKALLKHGAMYNARNKENKKPSDLSRKEDVTSILNLVEESFKAGEENTVELLSRLREMELDEFFAVTNAQDYYGQTLLDYIRNNGHPFAGSEFSEIKKSKDRELLLQTNPCYYSQPPVYSQEELDDIDLGFGLFDG, encoded by the exons ATGCACTATGTTAACAGCGATCACAATGGTAGTAAACCCCTTCATATTACTGCAAAGTATGGATATGAAGACATCATAAGTGCTCTCTTAGAGAAAAAACGAAGTGTTAACAGCATTGACAGCGATGGCTGTACACCGCTTTGGATTGCACTGGATAATAATCAAGTAAAAAGTGTTCAAGTTTTACTGAAGGATTTCCGAGTTAATGTCAACTTTCGTTTTAATCATAGGACACCCTTAGGGTACGCTACTCAAGAAGGAAATTCAACCATTTCCAAGCTACTAATAGAGAGAAATGCTGATATAAATATTATTGACAATGATAGACTGACGCTCTTACATTATGCTATCCGTAAAGGTTTGTTGGATGTCGTAGATCATCTCCTCAATAGAGGAGCCAGTGTTCACTCCAAGACAAAAAGAGGTAACACACCCTTGCACATCGCTTCTATGGATGGAGGGCTAGAAATAGCTAAGCTTCTCATTGACAAAGGTGCTGATGTCCATGTTAATTGTGAAAATAGCTATAAAGCTAGTTGTAAGGGAGTTCCCTTACAACTTGCCGTGAAAGGCTGTCATTTAAAAATGGCAAGATTTCTAATCCAAAAAGGTGCAGATATTAATGCAACTGACCCACACACTCATTACACGATAAAGAAAGGTGGGACCCTACTTCACTGGGCTGTTCGGGAATACGatctaaattttcaagaggAGTTGATACGATTTCTCAAGGAGAATGGTGCCGATGTAAATTCTGCCGCTTATGATGGGAGAACGCCGCTATGTTTGCTCGTGAAGCATCATGGCTACCTGGATATTGTAAGGTACCTCATCGAAAA acGAATACCCACTTTTGCTACTTCTCCACACCTCAACTCATTTCTGGATATAACTTCGAGCACAACTCACTTCTTAACTACCTATAGAG TTTCCTGTAGAATTTATTTagtatttaaaatttcttctcaacAAGGTATTATCAACATAATGTCTACCTCCgattctctcttttttgatgCTGTTGAAGACAATAATATAACTACTGTCAAAAATATGATTCAGAACAAAATGGTTGATGTAAACAGTTTCGATTCATTCGGAAAAACTGCTTTACATATTTCAGTCGAAAAAGGATTCATAGAGTTAACAAAAGAACTTATAGATGCCAAATCTAACATTAATGCACTAGCATCAGATGAAACAACCCCTTTTTCTATAGCTGCTGAGAATGGTAACAGCATATTGATTGAACTACTGTTAGAACAATCGAACCTAGATGTAAGCAGGTCTTATCATGGGAAAACAACGTTACATATAGCATCTGAAAAGGGTCACACCGATGTTTTAAAGGCTCTATTAGCAGACCACCGCTGCACACATTACGTCAACATGAAAGACTCATCTGGAAAAACTCCAGTACACATTGCTGTTGAGTACGGTCGAACTAATATCTTATCTAACTTACTGGAGAAAACTCACGATGTTAATGCTGTCGATAAAAATGGCTGTACACCTCTTTGGATTGCAATAGAAAAGAATCAAGAGAAATGTGCGCAAATCTTGCTTGAAGATGAGCGAGTCGATGTTAAAACCCGCCATTTTAGTCAAACACCTTTAGAGCGTGCTCTGAAGGAGAAGAATACAAACATATCCAAGTTAATCATTGACAGAGTTGGTGATACTGAAATTAGAGATGAAGACGGATTAAATCCTTTACATCGTGCTGTAGATGAAGGAATGCTAGATGTCATTGATTATCTGATTAAAAAAGGAGCAAATATCCAAAGTAAAACTAAGAATGGTAACACGCCTTTGCATGTCGCCGCTAGGAGAGGAAATTTAGAAGTAGCTAAATTTCTTGTCAATAATGGGGCTGACATTCATGCAAGGAGTGAAAATTATCACAATTGCACACCACTTCAATGCGCTGTAATGTGCTCAAAACTggaagttgctaaatttctaaTTTCTGTGGGCTCGGACATAAATGCTCATTACCCTTGTGCTCATTTCTCAATCGATAGAGGAGGAACTCTATTACATTGGGCATCACGGAAAATGGATGAAGAAGAATTAATCAGATTTTTAGTAGAGAACGGAGCAGATGTCAATGCTACTGAGTACGGTGGAAGGACACCTCTATGTTTACTTGTTAAGCACCGTGGTAGTTTTGCCGTGATGAGATACCTCATAGAAAAGGGAGCCACTCTTAACAATGAACGAGGTGGCACACCACTGTATTGGGCTTTTTCTGTTGATTATTATGGACATCCAAAGGCAGCCGATTTTCTCATAGAAATGGGAACTGATGTCAACAGCTGTATTGACTACCATGGATATGAGTGGGATCAAATGAGAACTGCTTTACACTTGGCCAGACATTTATCTACCGTGAATCTCCTCATAGATAAAGGCGCAAATGTCAATGCAATGGACAAGTCACTAAATACACCTTTGCACTTAGCGCGAACTCCCTCTATAGCAAAATGTCTCCTAGAACACGGAGCAAAAGTCAATGCTTCAAACATATTAGGGGATACACCTTTGCATTTTGTTCAGAATTTCCACACAGCAAAAATTCTCATCGAAAAAGGTGGAAATGTCAATGCATCTAATAACGAGGGTTACACACCATTACATACTGCTCGGAACACAGCCATCGCAAAACTGCTCTTAGACAATGGCGCAGAACTGAAGGCGGTTACTAAAGATGGCAAAACTGTTGTACACACAAGTGCTGAAGTTGATGTATTTTCACACTCACAATATTTAGATGTGCCTGAGGtagtagaattttttttgcagaagGGTATAGATGTTAACGTTACTGACAACAGTGGTAATACACCTTTGCACTGTTGCGGAACATCTGACAACATTCAAGTTGCTGCGGTACTCATAGAGAAAGGAGCTAACACTAGAGTACTGAACAAATCGAATAAGACACCTGTAGAGTGTGCCCAATTTTTTGACTCTGGCGGTGGTACATTTTGCAGAATGCTTCACACAATCGATAAAATCTTTACCGCGATCATTGACAATGAGGGCATGAAGAGAATAAGACGCTTGCTTCGAGAAGTGAAAACTATCAACCTGACTCAAGATGATA AAACGCAAGTTATCATAATGTCTAATTTCGACTCTCCCTTATTTGCTGCTGTAGAGAGCAATAACATATCTTTACTGAGCACCATtatgcaaaataaaatcattGACATGAATGAGCTCAATTCATGTGGCAAAACAACATTACACATCGCAGTTGAAAAAGGATTCGTAGAATTAACAAAAAAGCTCATAGAAGTGAATTCTAATATTAATGCACTGACGCCTGATGAGAAAACACCTCTTGTAATAGCAGCTGAGGGTGGTAATGTTGCATTGGTTAAACTACTATTGGAACAACCTAATTTAGATGTAAATAGGCTTCACTATGGTAAAACACCTTTACACATAGCTTGTGAAAAAGGTCATACCAACATTGTAAAAGTTCTGTTGGCGGATAATCGCTGCTCACATTATATTAACACATATTTCAATGGGAAAGCCCCAATACACATTGCCTCTGAGTATGGTCAAACGGAAATCCTATCCAATTTACTGGAGAAGGAACTTGATGTCAATGCTGTTGATGACAATGGCTGCACATCACTCTGGATTGCAATAGAAAACAATCAAGAGGAATGTGTGAAAATCTTGCTCAAAGATGAGAGAGTTGATGTTAAAACCCGCCATTTTAGTCAAACACCTTTAGAGCGTGCTCTGAAGGAGAAAAATACAAACATATCCAAGTTAATCATTGACAGAGTTGGTGATATTGAAATTACTGATGAAGGCGGATTAAATCCTTTACATCGTGCTGTAGATGAAGGAATGCTAGACGTTGTTGATTACCTGATTAAGAAAGGAGCAAATATCCAAAGTAAAACTAAGAATGGTAACACGCCTTTGCACATTGCTGCAATGGATGGGCATACAGAAATAGCTGAACTTCTTGTAGAAAATGGTGCTGATATCCATGCAAGAAGTGAAAATTATCACAATTGCACACCACTTCAATTCGCTGTAGTATGCTCAAAACTGGAAGTTGCAAAGTTTCTAATTTCTGTGGGCTCGGACATAAATGCTTATTACCCTCATGCTCATTACGCAATCGATAGAGGTGGAACTCTATTACATTGGGCATCACGGAATATTGGCGAAGAAGAATTAATAAGATTTTTAGTAGAGAATGGAGCGGATGTAAATGCCACCGAAAAGGATGGAAGAACACCCCTGTGCTTGCTGGTGAAGCATAATCTTTCTCGTTCTCTTGATACAATGAGGTACCTTATAGAGAAGGGAGCCACTCTTAACAATGCCCTAGGTGGCACCCCCCTCTATTGGGCTATTCGCGAGGATTATGGTGGAATGGATCCAAAGGCAGCCGATTTTCTCATAGAAATGGGAACTGATGTCAACAGCTGTATTGACTACCATGGATATGAGTGGGATCAAATGAGAACTGGTTTACACTTGGCCAGACATTTATCTACCGTGAATCTCCTCATAGATAAAGGTGCGAATGTCAATGCAATGGACAAGTCACGAAATACACCTTTGCACTCAGCTTGGACCCCATCCATTGCAAAATGCCTCATACAACATGGAGCAGAAGTTAATGCCTCAAACGAATCGGGGGATACACCCCTACATTTTGTACAGAATTTCCACACAGCAAAAATTCTCATCGAGAAAGGTGCAAATGTCAATGCATCTAATAACGAGGGTTGCACACCATTACATACTGCTCGAAACACAGCCATAGCAAAACTGCTCCTAGAAAAGGGAGCAGAATTGAAGGCAGTCTCGAAGGATGGAAAATCTGTTCTGCACACTGCAGCTGAGGGTGAATTTGAGGGTGTGCCAGGCGTGGTTgagttttttttgcaaaacggTATTGATGTTGATACCATCGATAACTACGGCAATACTCCTTTGCACCTTTGTGGAATATCCTCCAATATTCCAGCTGCAACCGTATTATTGAATAATGGAGCTAAAATCAATGTACGTAACAAATCAAACAAGAGACCCATAGAGATCGATCGATATCCTGACTCAGTAAATTATCTTCTTAGCAGGAAGCTGAGTGCAGTGGATCAAATTTTTACCGCAGTTATTGATAATGAGGGCATCGAAAAAGTGAAAGGCTTACTTCAAACAGTTGAAGCTGTCAACCTGAAACAAGAAGATAGTCAACTTACTCTTCTACATCATGCTGTGaagcaaaataataaaacaattctACGATttcttttacaagaaaaaattacccCAAGAAGCACTAACCGAATTTTCCCTCGACTGTTCAACAGAGGAGCTCCAAGGAGTGGTGAACCTCACATCTCtcgtattttggaaaaaattaatgtaaatcCTCGCTGCAAGAATAACTGGACTCCTTTGCATTATGCTGCTAAAGGAGATGACCCAGAGAGCGTAACTCTACTCCTTCAGTGCGGGGCAGCATATGAAGCTAAGACAAAAGAGGGTAAGACACCCTTGGATCTAGCAGAGTGTAACtccatcagagaaattttgacAATGGCAGATGAACTTTTTGAAGCTGTGAAAAAAGGGAAACAAGATCTCGTCAGTGAACtcgtaaaaaagaataatgGTATTGTAAATGCTGTCGACAGTAATGGTTGCAGTCCTTTATACTTTGCAGTAAGTAATGCCCTCAAAGACATAACATCATTACTTTTAGAAAATGGTGCAAATGTGGCTCAAGTGACCAATTCAGGTAGCACACTACTTCATATAGCTGCTGCGAAGGGTGATGCGGAATTAACAGATACTATCTTCAAACATGCTGAGAAGAATGGCAGAGCAAATGTTTTTGTTAATgccaagggagaaaatggaaCCACAGCTCTTCATATTGCTGCTCAGAATGGATCAGTAGAGATGACAAAAGCTCTACTGAAACATGGAGCCATGTATAACGCcagaaacaaagaaaataaaaaaccctCCGATCTTTCAAGGAAGGAGGATGTCACCAGCATTCTAAACTTGGTAGAAGAATCATTCAAAGCTGGGGAAGAAAATACCGTGGAGCTGTTGAGCAGATTACGGGAAATGGAACTTGATGAATTTTTCGCTGTGACAAATGCTCAGGATTATTACGGACAAACCCTACTGGATTATATTCGTAATAATGGGCACCCATTTGCAggcagtgaattttcagaaattaagaAGTCCAAGGATAGAGAACTTTTGTTGCAGACGAACCCATGTTATTATTCTCAACCCCCTGTTTATTCACAAGAAGAACTTGATGATATAGATTTAGGTTTTGGGTTATTTGATGGTTGA